Proteins encoded in a region of the Puniceibacterium sp. IMCC21224 genome:
- a CDS encoding gamma-glutamylcyclotransferase family protein, translated as MAAEYFFGYGSLVNSRTHIYDPVHVARATGWRRIWCHTGARELAYLTVLPDPGCAIDGLVAPVDGDWSALDLRETAYDRLDANGSVSHRADHGPVAIYAIAPENRQLPDDDHPMLLSYLDVVLQGYLEVYGTGGADRFIATTAGWDTPVLDDRARPRYPRAQDLDDSQRAYVDAALASLACRVLV; from the coding sequence ATGGCAGCAGAATATTTCTTTGGCTACGGATCTTTGGTCAACAGCCGCACCCATATCTACGATCCGGTTCATGTCGCCCGCGCAACCGGTTGGCGCCGCATCTGGTGCCACACCGGCGCGCGCGAACTGGCTTATCTGACGGTACTTCCCGACCCTGGCTGTGCCATAGACGGTCTGGTCGCCCCCGTGGACGGCGACTGGAGCGCACTCGACCTGCGCGAGACGGCTTATGACAGACTCGACGCCAACGGCAGCGTCAGTCACAGGGCAGATCATGGTCCGGTCGCCATCTATGCTATCGCGCCCGAAAACCGGCAATTGCCCGACGATGACCACCCGATGCTGCTCAGCTATCTCGACGTGGTGCTTCAGGGATACCTCGAAGTGTATGGAACTGGCGGCGCGGATCGGTTTATTGCTACCACTGCCGGCTGGGACACGCCGGTCCTCGATGATCGTGCGCGGCCGCGCTACCCGCGCGCGCAGGATCTGGATGATAGCCAACGCGCCTATGTCGACGCCGCACTGGCGTCTCTTGCCTGCCGGGTTCTGGTCTGA
- the rimM gene encoding ribosome maturation factor RimM (Essential for efficient processing of 16S rRNA), which translates to MSDDLICVGAIAGAFGVQGEVRLKSFTADPEALADYAPLTTEDGSRNFDVQITRTIAAGFAARLSGVRSKEEADALRGTRLFAPRDRLPSLPDDEYYHADLIGLEVCDTGGVVIGIVRAVLNHGAGDLLEIALPGQSATILLPFTLAAVPTVDLSARRIVADPPEGLFEP; encoded by the coding sequence GTGAGTGATGATCTGATTTGTGTCGGCGCCATTGCCGGTGCCTTTGGCGTCCAGGGCGAAGTCCGCCTGAAAAGCTTTACCGCAGATCCCGAGGCGCTGGCCGATTACGCCCCCCTCACCACCGAGGATGGCAGCCGCAACTTTGACGTCCAGATCACCCGGACCATCGCCGCGGGCTTTGCCGCGCGCCTGTCCGGCGTGCGCAGCAAGGAAGAGGCCGACGCCCTGCGCGGCACCCGGCTTTTTGCGCCGCGCGACCGGTTGCCGTCGTTGCCCGATGACGAATATTACCACGCGGACTTGATCGGCCTCGAGGTCTGCGACACCGGCGGCGTGGTCATCGGCATCGTGCGCGCGGTTCTGAACCATGGCGCGGGCGACCTGTTGGAAATCGCCCTTCCCGGTCAAAGCGCCACAATCCTGCTGCCCTTTACACTGGCGGCGGTGCCCACCGTTGACCTGAGTGCCCGCCGTATCGTCGCCGACCCACCCGAAGGTCTGTTCGAACCATGA
- the gltX gene encoding glutamate--tRNA ligase codes for MTTTRFAPSPTGFIHVGNLRTALFNYLIARKAGGNFILRIDDTDPERSKQEYVDAIKRDLEWLGLTWDRTERQSERLDRYAEAADQLRDMGRFYEAFETPVELDLKRKKQLNMGKPPVYDRAALALTDAEKDALRAERGAGVWRFKLDQERIEWTDGILGDLSIDAASLSDPVLIKADGQNLYTMASVVDDTDMGVTNVVRGSDHVTNTATQIQIIRALGGTPPAFAHHSLLTGPQGEGLSKRLGSLALQDLRAQGVEPEALLSLMARLGSSQPVELRMSLDEIAEGFDLSQFGSAPTKFDVQDLFPLTARKLHALPFDAVKVEIAALGVPDDKAEPFWNVARENITVRGDLAGWWTLFSEGAEPMVADEDQEFIAQAMALLPDRPLDRDSWGQWTAAVKEATGRKGKGLFMPLRLAVTGQQRGPEMADVLPLMQVIRARSLARG; via the coding sequence ATGACCACCACCCGTTTCGCCCCATCGCCCACCGGTTTCATCCACGTCGGCAACTTGCGCACCGCGCTGTTCAATTATCTCATCGCCCGCAAGGCTGGCGGCAATTTTATCTTGCGGATCGATGACACCGATCCCGAACGGTCCAAGCAGGAATATGTCGACGCAATCAAGCGTGATCTGGAATGGCTGGGCCTGACCTGGGACCGGACCGAGCGCCAGTCCGAGCGGCTTGATCGATATGCCGAGGCGGCGGACCAGTTGCGCGACATGGGCCGCTTTTACGAGGCGTTTGAGACGCCGGTGGAACTGGACTTGAAGCGCAAGAAGCAGCTCAACATGGGCAAACCGCCGGTCTATGACCGCGCCGCACTGGCCCTGACGGATGCTGAGAAGGATGCGCTGCGCGCCGAGCGCGGCGCGGGCGTCTGGCGTTTCAAGCTCGATCAGGAGCGGATCGAGTGGACCGACGGCATCCTTGGTGATTTGTCGATTGATGCAGCCAGCCTGTCTGACCCGGTCCTGATCAAGGCGGACGGTCAGAACCTCTATACCATGGCGTCAGTCGTTGATGACACCGACATGGGGGTGACCAACGTGGTGCGTGGGTCCGACCACGTCACCAACACGGCGACCCAGATCCAGATTATCCGCGCGCTGGGCGGCACGCCGCCTGCATTTGCACACCATTCCCTGCTGACTGGTCCGCAGGGCGAGGGGCTGTCGAAACGCCTCGGCTCGCTTGCCTTGCAGGATCTGCGCGCGCAGGGCGTCGAACCCGAGGCGCTGCTGTCCCTGATGGCGCGGCTAGGCTCGTCCCAGCCGGTCGAACTGCGGATGTCGCTGGATGAGATTGCCGAGGGGTTCGACCTGTCGCAATTCGGGTCCGCGCCGACCAAATTTGATGTGCAGGACTTGTTTCCGCTGACGGCGCGCAAACTGCACGCCTTGCCGTTCGACGCCGTAAAGGTCGAGATTGCGGCGCTGGGTGTGCCGGACGACAAGGCCGAGCCGTTCTGGAACGTCGCACGCGAAAATATCACCGTGCGCGGTGATCTGGCGGGCTGGTGGACGCTGTTCTCGGAAGGGGCGGAACCCATGGTCGCGGACGAGGATCAGGAATTCATCGCTCAGGCCATGGCGCTGCTGCCCGACAGACCCCTTGACCGCGACAGTTGGGGTCAGTGGACAGCAGCGGTCAAAGAGGCAACAGGCCGCAAAGGCAAGGGTCTGTTCATGCCGCTGCGTCTGGCTGTCACCGGTCAGCAGCGTGGGCCGGAAATGGCTGATGTTCTGCCGCTGATGCAGGTGATCCGGGCGCGGTCGCTGGCGCGGGGCTGA
- a CDS encoding DUF2254 domain-containing protein codes for MLSRPFMLILRATRRLGVRVLFLSLLAVVAAVLAPQFDSLIPDALKDRFGQDAVLPILNILASSMLAVTTFSLGVMVSAFQAAQSQATPRAYRVLMQDTTTQTVLATFVSGFLFSLIALVMFQAELYDDAGAVVVFGLTLINILLIVVAILRWIDLLSQLGSMHHTLWMVEDAAHNSLSQHGRTPTLGARSINQADPPPQGAAPVRAPCSGHVQFIDVSKLHDRLEKEDARLWLTCQPGAYVLRGEVLGHVAGGPAELADEIRDHITFGAERTMEQDARFGVMVLSEIAVRALSPGVNDPGTAIDVIHRLQRLLWEYAADRDSQAEVRYPRIQLTCLTVADIVDDAYGVISRDSAGRIEVIRQVVQALLRLEQAKAADLASAARDARNYALAHGDAALSLDSDRAALRELAPRK; via the coding sequence ATGCTGTCGCGGCCCTTTATGCTGATCCTGCGGGCGACCCGGCGGCTGGGGGTGCGGGTGCTGTTCCTGTCGCTACTGGCTGTGGTCGCCGCGGTGCTGGCGCCGCAGTTCGATTCGCTGATCCCGGACGCGCTCAAGGACCGGTTCGGGCAGGACGCAGTGCTGCCGATCCTCAATATTCTTGCCTCATCCATGTTGGCCGTCACCACGTTTTCGCTGGGCGTCATGGTGTCGGCCTTTCAGGCGGCGCAAAGCCAGGCTACCCCCCGCGCCTACCGTGTGCTGATGCAGGACACCACGACGCAGACGGTGTTGGCGACCTTTGTCAGCGGTTTCCTGTTTTCGCTCATCGCGCTGGTGATGTTTCAGGCCGAACTTTATGACGACGCGGGCGCTGTGGTGGTCTTTGGCCTAACCCTGATCAACATCCTGCTGATCGTGGTGGCGATCCTGCGCTGGATCGACCTGCTCAGCCAATTGGGCAGCATGCATCATACGCTCTGGATGGTCGAAGACGCCGCCCATAACAGCCTGTCGCAACATGGGCGGACCCCGACTTTGGGCGCCCGTTCGATCAATCAGGCTGACCCGCCGCCACAGGGCGCTGCGCCCGTGCGCGCGCCCTGTTCCGGGCATGTGCAATTCATAGATGTTTCGAAACTGCACGACCGGCTTGAAAAAGAGGACGCCCGCCTGTGGCTGACCTGCCAGCCCGGCGCCTATGTGCTGCGCGGCGAAGTGCTGGGCCACGTGGCCGGTGGCCCGGCTGAACTGGCAGACGAAATCCGCGACCACATCACCTTTGGCGCCGAGCGCACGATGGAGCAGGACGCCCGTTTTGGCGTCATGGTCCTGAGCGAGATTGCCGTGCGCGCGCTGTCCCCCGGCGTCAACGATCCGGGAACCGCCATCGACGTCATTCACCGATTGCAACGGCTGCTGTGGGAATATGCCGCTGATCGCGACAGCCAGGCCGAGGTACGGTATCCGCGCATCCAGCTGACCTGCCTGACGGTGGCGGATATCGTCGACGATGCTTATGGCGTGATCAGCCGCGACAGCGCCGGGCGGATCGAAGTCATCCGGCAGGTGGTACAGGCGCTCCTGAGACTAGAGCAGGCCAAGGCCGCCGATCTGGCCTCAGCCGCACGAGACGCGCGCAACTACGCGCTGGCCCATGGTGACGCCGCGCTTAGCCTCGACAGTGATCGCGCGGCACTGCGGGAATTGGCACCCAGAAAATAG